GTATACCGCATCTTGCATAACCTGAGTAATCTTCGTATTTGTACGAATACGCACGCCTTTTGATTCAAGGACACTTTGCGCTTTATGTTGTAGATTTTCCGAAAGGGCAGGTAAAATAGCTGGTGCCGCTTCTACATTTTGTACTTCAAAAAGGTGGTTTGGAATACCCAGACGGTTGCATAAACCTGGCAACCAATCGATAAGTTCGCCTACAAATTCTATTCCTGTTAACCCTGCACCGCCTACAACGATTCGCAATCTACTTTGATCGCGATCATCGCGATACGCTTTTACTTGTTGTTCGATATGGGTGCGGATCTGTCTTGCCGTTTCAAGAGAACGAAGTTGCATGCTATATTGTGAAAGACCTGGAATACCAAAAAACTCTGGTGCACTTCCTAATCCAATAATGGCATAATCATAAGGATATTCGTCATGTTTCCCTATTACTTTTCGTTGCGTACGATCTATGGAAACTACTTCATCCTTGATGATAGTTGAAAGCCGTTGCCTAAAAATCTCACTTAATTCCACTTTATAATCATCAATTTGATGACGGCCACCTGCTGCTTCATGCAACCATGTAATAAACTGATGATACGAATGTTTATTGACTAAAGTAAATGGTTGCAAAGCTTTTTCAAATTGTAATCCTGCCATCACCCCACCATATCCTGCCCCTACAATAACAATTGACGCCATAGATATCGCTCCTCACTTACGTGATCTACACCCGATCTTGCTATAGTGTTCACAGAAAAGAAAAGGCACATTCTCATGACTAGAGAACATGCACGGTTGGATCTGGAGCTATGATCTTTGAATCTGGATGACGTGTTGTAAGTATCGTAACCT
The genomic region above belongs to Sulfoacidibacillus ferrooxidans and contains:
- a CDS encoding NAD(P)/FAD-dependent oxidoreductase; translation: MASIVIVGAGYGGVMAGLQFEKALQPFTLVNKHSYHQFITWLHEAAGGRHQIDDYKVELSEIFRQRLSTIIKDEVVSIDRTQRKVIGKHDEYPYDYAIIGLGSAPEFFGIPGLSQYSMQLRSLETARQIRTHIEQQVKAYRDDRDQSRLRIVVGGAGLTGIEFVGELIDWLPGLCNRLGIPNHLFEVQNVEAAPAILPALSENLQHKAQSVLESKGVRIRTNTKITQVMQDAVYLESGEIVEAKTIVWTGGVRANPLLQDAGFTCDGRGRAKVNEYLQSVDDEHIFIIGDNASFISAGRPLPPTAQLATQMGVTVAQNVLAHSNQTTMKPFEPKILGTLASLGRDVGVGLVGGVQTSGAPAGLAKELTKVKYLWQLGGMRMVSRNRKPLVREY